One Falsiruegeria litorea R37 genomic window, CGCCTCGTCCGGGGCGGCGATCACGCCGCATTCGCTGACCGCCGGATGCGACAGCAACGCCGCCTCAACCTCGGGTCCTGCGATATTGTAGCCGGAGGAGACGATCATGTCGTCGCTGCGAGCGGCAAAGTGCAGATAGCCATCGTCATCCATCACAAAGCTGTCGCCAGTGACGTTCCAGCCGTCTTGCACGTAGGTCGCCTGCCGGTCGTCGGCCAGATAGCGGCAGCCGGTTGGGCCGCGCACGGCAAGCTTGCCGACCTCACCTGCGGGCAGTGCGTTACCGTCGTCATCCAGGATCCGCACCTCGTAGCCCTTAACAGGCTTACCGGTGCAGGCCGGTCGGTGGTCGTCAAACCGGTTCGAGATAAAGATATGCAGCATCTCGGTCGCCCCGATCCCGTCGAGCATCGGTTTGCCGGTCTTCTCGATCCAGGCGTCGTAGACCGGGGCAGGGAGGGTTTCCCCGGCCGAGACTGCGGCGCGTAAGGACGAAAGGTCGGCTCCATCCTCCATCGCCTGCAGCATAAAGCGATAGGCGGTCGGGGCGGTGAAACAGACGGTGGCTTTGTACTGTTCGATGATCTCGACCATGTTGGGCGGGCTGGCCTGCTCCAACAGCGTCGCCGCCGCACCAAACCGCAACGGAAAGACCGCGAGACCGCCCAGCCCAAAGGTGAACGCCAGCGGGGGCGAGCCAATGAAAACGTCATCCTCGGTCACGCCCAGAACCTCTTTGGCATAGCCGTCGGCAATGATCATGAGGTCGCGGTGAAAATGCATCGTGGCCTTTGGATCGCCCGTCGTGCCGGATGTGAACCCCAACAGGGCGACGTCATCGCGGCCGGTGTCCACGGCATCAAAGCGCACCGACTTCTCCAGCGCCAACCGGTCCAACTCGGCGTCGTGGTTCGAGGTGCCGTCAAAACCGACAACCGATTTCAGGAACTGCGAGCCCTTGGCACAACTCACCAGATCCTCCATCAGGCGCGTGTCACACAGCGCATGAGAGATTTCGGCCTTGTCAACAATCGCCGCCAACTCTCCGGCGCGCAGCATCGGCATGGTGTTGACCACCACCGCGCCCGCCTTTGTGGCGGCCAGCCAACAGGCGACCATGGCCGGGTTGTTGGCGGATCGGATCAGCACCCGGTTGCCGGGTTTCACACCCAAATCCTCGACCAGCACATGGGCCAGCCGGTTGGTCCAGTCAGACAGCTCCTTGTAGGTGCGCCGCCGCCCGTTTCCGATCAGCGCGGTGTGATCGCCAAAACCTTTGTCGACCATCGCATCGGTCAGTTCGACGCCGATGTTCATGTGGTCGGGATAGTCGAACCCGTCCAGATGAAACTCGGGCCACATGTCCGGCGCGGGCAGATTGTCCCGTGCAAATGTATCGCTATGGGCTGTTGGTCCCAGCATGATCAGTTCCCTCCCAGAAACGCTCCCATCGTTTGGCGCGCGATCACCACGCGTTGGACGTCTGATGCGCCCTCGTAGATGCGCAAGGCGCGGATATCACGGTACAGCTCCTCAACCTTCTGCCCGTGTTTAACGCCGTCGCCGCCGTGCAACTGCACCGCCTTGTCTATGACCTGCTGCGCCTGATCCGTGGAATAGAGCTTGGCCATCGCTGCCTCTCGGCTGACGCGCGCGGCACCGGAATCCTTGGTCCAGGCGGCGCGATAGACCAGAAGAGCAGCAGCATCCACGTCCATCGCCATGTCGGCGATGTGCCCCTGCACCATCTGCAACTCAAAGAGCGGCGCGCCCTGCACCTGCCGTTCGTTGACCCGCGCCAGAGCCTCGTCCAACGCGCGCCGGGCGAAGCCAAGCGCGGCGGCGGCCACCGTTGTACGGAACACATCCAAAGTGGCCATCGCCACCTTGAACCCTTGCCCCGGCGCGCCCAGAAGGGCCGATTTCGGTACGCGAACGTCGTTGAATCGCAAAGTTGCCAGCGGATGCGGCGCAATCACTTGCAGCCGCTCGACAACCTCGAACCCCGGCAGGCTCGCAGGCACCACAAAGGCGCTCAGCCCCTTGGCGCCCGGCCCCTCTCCGGTGCGGGCAAAGAGTGTATAGACATCCGCGATCCCCCCGTTTGAAATCCAGGTCTTTTCGCCATTCAGAACATAGTCATCGCCATCCAGCGTCGCGGTCATGGTCGAGTTCGCCACGTCTGACCCCGACTGCGGCTCAGTCAGTGCAAAAGCCGAGATCGCCTTGCCCGCCCGCGTCAATGGCAACCATTCGTCCTGTTGTGCCGGAGTGCCAAAGAGCGAAATAGCTCCGGTCCCCAGCCCCTGCATAGCAAAGGAAAAATCCGCCAACCCATCATGGCGCGCCAGCGTCTCGCGGATCAGGCACAGGGTCCGCACGTCCAGCACTTCACCAGCTGTTGGCTGAAGCCACCCAGCGGCCCCTAGATCGCTCACCAGCTTGCGACAGGCCGCGTCGATGTCGGCGTGATCCACAGACAAATGATCCGCACACCAAGCATCCAGAGTCTTCGCCAACTCGCGATGGCGATCCTCAAAGAACGGCCACTGCAAAAAGCTTCGATCAGCCATGTCGTGATCCCTTGCTTCTTTTTGTTCCAAATACGGCCGCCGGAGGCGGTCCCGAAGTCAGCCACGCAGACAAACCCATCGGCTTAATCCCCCTCAAACACGGGGCGTTCTTTCGCCACAAAGGCCCGATAGGCTCGCTCGAAATCCCCGGTCTGCATGCAGATCGCCTGCGCTTGTGCCTCGGCCTCGATGGCTTGTTCGATCGACATCGACCATTCTTGCGCCAGCATTGTCTTGGTGATCATATGTCCAAAGTTCGGACCGGCCGCGATCTGCTCGGCCAGCTTCAGAGCGGCACTGTCCAACTCCTCGGCTGGTACCACCTTGTTGTGGAACCCCCAGGCCGCGCCTTCGTCCGCCGACATAGACCGGCCGGTATAGAGCAAGTCCGCGGTACGACCCTGACCGATGATCCGGGGCAGGATGGCACAGGCGCCCATGTCACAACCCGCCAACCCGACGCGGGTGAACAGGAACGCCACCTTTGCCTCAGGCGTGGCGATCCGCAGGTCGGACGCCATGGCGATGATCGCGCCAGCCCCCACACAAATTCCGTCGATGGCGGCAATGATCGGCTTGCCGCAATTCACCATCGCCTTGACCAGATCGCCGGTCATGCGGGTAAAGTGTAGCAGCTCTTTCATGTTCATCTTCGTCAACGGCCCGATGATGTCATGCACATCCCCGCCCGAGCTGAAGTTGCCGCCATTCGAGGCAAAGACCACCGCCTTCACCTCGTCATCATAATGCAGATCGCGGAACCAGTCGCGCAGTTCGGCATAGCTGTCGAAGGTCAGCGGGTTCTTGCGGTCGGGCCGGTCGAGCGAGACCGTGGCGATACCGTCCGTGATGGAGCAATTGAAATGCGTCGTATCGGCGTTCATTGCGCCTCCTCCCTGATAATCCGGTCAAGTTGTTCGATCATGGCGGTGGCCTCATCCGCCTCCAGCGCGCCCAACAGCTCATTCACCCAGTGCTCATGTTCCGATGCCTGCCGCGCGAACTCTTCTGCCCCCTTGCGGGTCAGGCGCACGCGGCTGGCGCGGCGGTCGCCCGGGACGGCTTCGCGCAGCGCGATTCCATCTTCAACCAGCCGCTCGACGATGCCGGTGACATTGCCGTTCGACACCTTGAGCAGCCCCGAAAGCTCACTCATCTTCAGCCCTTCGGCGTGGCGGCTCAGCGCCGACATCACGTCGAAACGGGGCAGGGTGGAGGCGAATTCGGTCCGCAAGGCTTCGCGCAGATCAGCCTCGATTGACCGGGTCACTTTGAGCAGTTTCAACCACAGCCGCAGGCGGGCCTTGCTGTCGGGTTCGGGTGTCATTTCTGGATCGGGGGATGTCATATTTCACCTCCGCTAAGGGTCAGGGTGTGGCCGTTGACCGAGCGTGCGGCGTCAGAGCAAAGCCAGAGCGCGGTGCCCGCAACCTCATCCGTCTGGATGAAGCGTTGTTGCGGGTTCGATTTATAGAGCGTTTTGGCGGCGTGCTCGGCGCTCAACCCGGTCTTGTCCACGATGTTCTGGATCGAGCGATCCAGCAAGGGGGTCTGAGTGAAGCCGGGGCAGATGGCGTTGACCGTGATCCCGTCCTGCGCCAGTTCCAGCGCCAGCGCGCGGGTCAGGCCGACAACGCCATGTTTGGCGGCGACATAGCCCGAGACATAAGGATACCCCTTGAGCCCGGCGGTGGAGGCGACGGCGATCATGCGACCCCAACCGTTTGTTTGCATGTCGGGCAAAGCAGCCTGCCAGGTGTTGAACACACCGGTCAGATTGACTTGCAGCATGGCCGTCAGCCGATCGGGTTTCATCTTGGCAAAGGGCACGCTGTCGGCGGCGCCAGCGTTGGCGATGGCCACCTCAACCGGTCCATTCAATCCACGCGCTTGGGTGAAAGCGGCTCTTACAGCGTCCGCGTCAGTCACGTCACAGGTGATCCAGCCGATGAACTTGTGCTGCTTGGCAACCTCGCGCAGCGGCGCCTCGCGGCGGCCCAGGATGGTGACCTTGGCGCCCGCATGGGCCATTACTTGCGCGATCTCGGCCCCCACGCCGCTGCCGCCGCCGGTGACGACGACATGTTTGCCTTCGACACTCACGCGCGGATCTCCGCTTCGGCTTCGCGGTCGGCCAATCGCCAGGCTTGATCGCGACCGGCGAGATAGGGCAGGGGCCAATCGGCATGGCGGTCGCCGATGCGGGCGGCCTCGTGCAGGGTCCAATAGGGGTCGGCCAGATGGGGGCGGCCCACGCAGATCAGATCGGCGCGGCCTGCCATCAGGATCGAATTCGCGTGATCGGCCTCATAAATGTTGCCAACGGCCATGGTGGCGATCCCGGCCTCATTACGGATGCGGTCCGAGAAGGGCGTCTGGAACATGCGGCCGTAGACCGGTTGCGCCTCGGTGGTGGTCTGACCGGCCGAGACGTCGATGATGTCGGCCCCGGCCGAGCGGAACAGGCGCGCGATTTCGACGGCTTCTTCGGGCGTCACACCGGCCTCGCCCACCCAGTCGTTGGCCGAAATGCGCACCGACATCGGTTTGGTCACGGGCCAGACGGCGCGCATGGCGGCGAAGACCTCGAGCGGGTAGCGCATACGGTTTTCCAGTGACCGGCCATAGTCGTCGGTGCGGACGTTCGATACCGGAGAGATGAAGGACGAGATCAGATAGCCGTGTGCGGCGTGCAGTTCGATCATGTCGAACCCGGCGCGGTTGGCCATTTCGGCAGCGGCAACAAACTGATCCCGCACCTGATCCATGTCGTCGCGGTTCATTTCACGCGGGGTGGCGTTGTTGTCGGACCAAGGCAGGGCAGAGGCTGACATGACCTCCCAATTCCCGCCCTTCAGGGGCGCGTCCATCGTCTCCCACCCCAATTGGGTCGACCCCTTGCGCCCCGAATGGCCGATCTGACAGCAGATCTTGGCAGGGGTGTGGTCGTGCACGTAATTGGTAAGCCGCGTCCAAGCGGCCTCATGCTCCGGCGCATACAGGCCGGGACAGCCCGGTGTGATCCGCCCTTCGGCCGAAACACAGGTCATTTCGGTATAGACCAGCCCCGCACCGCCCTTGGCGCGTTCGCCGTAGTGTACCAGATGCCAATCCGTAGGGGCACCATCCACGGCCTTGTATTGCGCCATGGGCGAGACGACGATGCGGTTTTGCAGGTCCATGTCGCGCAAGCGATAGGGTGCGAACATCGGCGCGCGGATGGGTTCAGCGGCTCCGCCAGTGCGGGTCTGAAACCAGCCTTCGGCAGACTTAAGCCATTCTGCATCCCGCAGGCGCAGATTTTCGTGGCTAATGCGTTGTGAGCGGGTCAGCAGCGAATAGTTGAACTGCACCGGGTCCATGTCCAGATAGCGCTCGACCTGCTCGAACCATTCCAGCGAGTTGCGTGCTGCCGACTGCAGGCGGAGCACATCGAGGCGGCGTTCGTCCTGATAGCGCACGAATGCCTGCTCCAAGTCAGGTTCCGAATGCAGGAAGGTGGCCATCGAAATGGCGCTGTCAAAAGCCAGACGTGAGCCTGACCCGATCGAGAA contains:
- a CDS encoding MarR family winged helix-turn-helix transcriptional regulator, which encodes MTSPDPEMTPEPDSKARLRLWLKLLKVTRSIEADLREALRTEFASTLPRFDVMSALSRHAEGLKMSELSGLLKVSNGNVTGIVERLVEDGIALREAVPGDRRASRVRLTRKGAEEFARQASEHEHWVNELLGALEADEATAMIEQLDRIIREEAQ
- a CDS encoding bifunctional salicylyl-CoA 5-hydroxylase/oxidoreductase; the encoded protein is MHVACIGGGPAGLYFAISMKLRDPAHEVSVIERNKGDDTFGWGVVLSDDALENLTTNDPKSAEAIRANFAYWDDIAVVHDGVRTVSGGHGFAGIGRKKMLILLQDRARELGVDLQYETEARPIAEYQAEYDLVVACDGLNSRVRSDMAEHFKPDVDVRECKFIWLGTHQKFDDAFTFIFEKTEHGWVWVHAYQFDEDTATVIVECSQETWDAFGFEHMSKEESVATCERIFADHLGGHALMSNANHLRGSAVWINFPRVLCEKWHHENVVLMGDAAATAHFSIGSGSRLAFDSAISMATFLHSEPDLEQAFVRYQDERRLDVLRLQSAARNSLEWFEQVERYLDMDPVQFNYSLLTRSQRISHENLRLRDAEWLKSAEGWFQTRTGGAAEPIRAPMFAPYRLRDMDLQNRIVVSPMAQYKAVDGAPTDWHLVHYGERAKGGAGLVYTEMTCVSAEGRITPGCPGLYAPEHEAAWTRLTNYVHDHTPAKICCQIGHSGRKGSTQLGWETMDAPLKGGNWEVMSASALPWSDNNATPREMNRDDMDQVRDQFVAAAEMANRAGFDMIELHAAHGYLISSFISPVSNVRTDDYGRSLENRMRYPLEVFAAMRAVWPVTKPMSVRISANDWVGEAGVTPEEAVEIARLFRSAGADIIDVSAGQTTTEAQPVYGRMFQTPFSDRIRNEAGIATMAVGNIYEADHANSILMAGRADLICVGRPHLADPYWTLHEAARIGDRHADWPLPYLAGRDQAWRLADREAEAEIRA
- a CDS encoding SDR family NAD(P)-dependent oxidoreductase, whose amino-acid sequence is MSVEGKHVVVTGGGSGVGAEIAQVMAHAGAKVTILGRREAPLREVAKQHKFIGWITCDVTDADAVRAAFTQARGLNGPVEVAIANAGAADSVPFAKMKPDRLTAMLQVNLTGVFNTWQAALPDMQTNGWGRMIAVASTAGLKGYPYVSGYVAAKHGVVGLTRALALELAQDGITVNAICPGFTQTPLLDRSIQNIVDKTGLSAEHAAKTLYKSNPQQRFIQTDEVAGTALWLCSDAARSVNGHTLTLSGGEI
- a CDS encoding enoyl-CoA hydratase family protein → MNADTTHFNCSITDGIATVSLDRPDRKNPLTFDSYAELRDWFRDLHYDDEVKAVVFASNGGNFSSGGDVHDIIGPLTKMNMKELLHFTRMTGDLVKAMVNCGKPIIAAIDGICVGAGAIIAMASDLRIATPEAKVAFLFTRVGLAGCDMGACAILPRIIGQGRTADLLYTGRSMSADEGAAWGFHNKVVPAEELDSAALKLAEQIAAGPNFGHMITKTMLAQEWSMSIEQAIEAEAQAQAICMQTGDFERAYRAFVAKERPVFEGD
- a CDS encoding AMP-binding protein; the encoded protein is MLGPTAHSDTFARDNLPAPDMWPEFHLDGFDYPDHMNIGVELTDAMVDKGFGDHTALIGNGRRRTYKELSDWTNRLAHVLVEDLGVKPGNRVLIRSANNPAMVACWLAATKAGAVVVNTMPMLRAGELAAIVDKAEISHALCDTRLMEDLVSCAKGSQFLKSVVGFDGTSNHDAELDRLALEKSVRFDAVDTGRDDVALLGFTSGTTGDPKATMHFHRDLMIIADGYAKEVLGVTEDDVFIGSPPLAFTFGLGGLAVFPLRFGAAATLLEQASPPNMVEIIEQYKATVCFTAPTAYRFMLQAMEDGADLSSLRAAVSAGETLPAPVYDAWIEKTGKPMLDGIGATEMLHIFISNRFDDHRPACTGKPVKGYEVRILDDDGNALPAGEVGKLAVRGPTGCRYLADDRQATYVQDGWNVTGDSFVMDDDGYLHFAARSDDMIVSSGYNIAGPEVEAALLSHPAVSECGVIAAPDEARGHIVEAHIVLAEGETGDALMVKTLQDHVKATIAPYKYPRSVKFITALPKTQTGKIQRFRLRSDLH
- a CDS encoding acyl-CoA dehydrogenase family protein yields the protein MADRSFLQWPFFEDRHRELAKTLDAWCADHLSVDHADIDAACRKLVSDLGAAGWLQPTAGEVLDVRTLCLIRETLARHDGLADFSFAMQGLGTGAISLFGTPAQQDEWLPLTRAGKAISAFALTEPQSGSDVANSTMTATLDGDDYVLNGEKTWISNGGIADVYTLFARTGEGPGAKGLSAFVVPASLPGFEVVERLQVIAPHPLATLRFNDVRVPKSALLGAPGQGFKVAMATLDVFRTTVAAAALGFARRALDEALARVNERQVQGAPLFELQMVQGHIADMAMDVDAAALLVYRAAWTKDSGAARVSREAAMAKLYSTDQAQQVIDKAVQLHGGDGVKHGQKVEELYRDIRALRIYEGASDVQRVVIARQTMGAFLGGN